A stretch of DNA from Candidatus Bathyarchaeota archaeon:
CACAGTAGCCTATTGCTATTTCTAGCTCAAAAATATAGGCTGTCGGGAAGATTGCTGGGCCTGTTGAAAATCCTAGAAGAAACAAAGCCAATGAAAGAGATCAAGAAGACGATAAAACTTCTTGAAGCCTTGAATGTAGAGGAGATAAAGGCAGACGAAGAGAACATTCTACAAAAGATGAGGCTATACAATGCCGCTTGACAAAAGTCGTTTGCTTGATTTCCTAGCGGTTTTGGATGTTGAACTCAATAGGAAAATCACAGTCGTCGCAGTTGGCGGCACAGCAATGACGCTTCTCGATCTGAAACCCTCAACAATTGACATTGACTTCACTGTGCTAAACGCGGATTATGATGATTTCAATAAGGCCTTGGCAAATCTTTCGCATGGTTTCAAAGTGGACATATATATAGATGGAATGATCTTCAGTCAAGCTCTTCCTGACGACTACCTGGAGAAGAGCGCCCCAATAACTAGCTTCCAGCACATAAACTTGAAAGCTCTTCATCCAGTTGACATAGTAGTAACAAAAATTGGAAGACTAGACCAAAGAGACATTCAAGATATCGAAGCTTGTGTTAAGAAATCTAAGCTCTCAAAGACCCAAGTTGAGGAAAGAGCGAATCAGGTTCAATATGTGGGTCGAGAAGAGAACTACAAATACAATCTGCAATACGTTTTGAAGGAAATGTTCTGAGTATTCGATATTCTAGTTTCACCAGAAATTGTTACAATCGAAAGTTTGTTTTCTAAGTTTCTACTTCATAATCAAGTTAAGATTTTATAAATTTCTAGTTTTTCATCTAGTTTAGAAATTAGAAACTTAGGAAGTCCAGTTGCACAAGGTTGAAAAGTTGCAACTCCAAGATACTACGAGACACAGAAATGTCCAGAAGAGACGATTGGACGAAGGAAGAGCTTGAAAAAGAATACGTAGGCAAGATGACAGCAGTCACTATCCCAGTCAACATACACATAGAAGGTAAACAACGAATCCTAGACCTCTCTGAAATGAAGAAAATTATCACGGAAGCGATAACAATTTCCTTAGGAGAATGTGGCTGCAGAAAACAGTTGAAACGATGTGATGCCCCTCTCGACGTCTGCATAGGCTTAGACAAAAGAGCAGAGGACATGATTAAGAAGGGATTAGCAAGAAGAGCGAATCTGAAACAGGCGCTTGAAGCATTAGAACGCTCCCATGCAGCAGGACTCGTCCACATCACTTACACTTTCAAAGAAGATGAAAAACCCGTATGGGTTTGCAGCTGTTGCTCATGCTGCTGTCACTCCATGAGTGGACTCGTGAGATTTGGCATACCCAACGCAGTTGTGACATCCAATCATATTGCAGTAAACAACCCTGAAACATGCATAAACTGTGGCACATGCGTCGAGAGATGTCAGTTCAGGGCTCGCTATCTGAAAGACGGTAAGTTAGTACACAATGAAGCCAGATGCTTCGGATGTGGCCTCTGCGTAAGCACTTGCCCAACTGAATCCATTTCTCTTGCGAAGCGAAACTAAAATCCCAGAACATACATACATGCAATTACAATTCAATTAGTGTCTTTGAGAGCTGGGCAATATTTGATATCACGAAATCCGAGGCTTCTTGTAGTTGGCATGCATGCATGCGTTAATTTTGGAGGATTTCATGTTCTGATAATGGAGTGATTTCTTGCTGAACCTCCAAAAATGTAAATGCTGAAACGAAGCAACAATTTTCTGGCATGCATGCAAAATGTTGTTTTTAGAACCTTAATCCAGTGAGTTTTTCTAAGAGGGTTTGCGCGCGCGCATTATTTGGCACCAAAATCAAGAAAAAGCAGAAGGCCCACGCGGCATGACCCCTTGACTGAGAAAGCCAAAAACAAATACGAGTTACTTCACGAAATCCAAGAAGTGACAAGCGAAAGAATTGAAGCAATCAGAAATATTACGAAAAACACAGACTCCGGTCAAACAGAGAACTGGCAGTCCTTTAGGCGCTCGCAACTCCCTCTTCATAGACATGGAGAAGCACCAGAGATGGCGCTAAGACCATATGTTGCCTGAAAACGTATTAAAGTAGCGACATATAAGAGAGAAGCTTGGAAACTAGAAAAATGAAAAAATCAGAACTCCCTGATACTCTTGATGATCTCGTGAATGCCTTTGGGAGAGTATATGAAGATATAGATCGAAAGAGAAGCGTGGAGCAAATGTGGCTTCAAGTGGTTGAAGAAGCTGCGAGTGTTGCTGAAGCTGTAAGAGAAGTAAACTACGTCGAAGTGATCAGTCACTTGGCAAATACTTTTTGCTGGATTTCTGGACTAGTTGCAAAATGTCGGGGTGATCCAAACTCAGTACTTCATTTTGAAGAGGATTTCTCTTCGATAGTCTGGAGAAAATATCCAAATATGTGTCCTTTGTGTGGAGTGCGACCTTGTCAATGTTTGATAAGAAAACGTGAGATTGACAGTCGTTCATCAGAAGAAAAGAATCAAGTTTATGAAAAAGCCGAAAAGAAGGCACAAGGGACCATAGAGGATAGGATAAGAGATCTAGATAGACTGGTGAACATGTTTGAAGAGGTTTTTGGCCCTAGTTATTTTGTAATGCCCATTCAAGAGATCACGTTCCACTTCACGGAGGAAGTCGGAGAAGTTGCTGAGCAAATCAGAGAGTTGCGAGCTGTGAATATGGCCCCTATTAATGACCGAGAAAAAAGAGACCGGAGAGATCGGATCACAAAGGAGTTTCTCAAAGAACTTGCAGACGTATTTTCTTGGATGTGCGGCATCTTAATCAAGGTCAACCTTCTGATTGGAAATGTTGATGATATTTTATCAGAATTCGGTCGGTCAGAAGGTTCTTTTCGGAAAATCACATTTTCCGAAACATTACAGAAATACTACATAGACGATGGAAGACTCGTTTGCAGAACGTGCAGACGATCACCATGCGATATCAAGAAACACGAAAAGCTTTATCAACTTAGTGAGTGAAATGACAAAACCCGGTTCCCGTCGGTCCCTTAGCCGAAGCTTGGACAAATTTGAAACAATCAACGTTAAGAAACTCGGCGAAGATATACGGGCTTTTTTTAGATTTAGCAACGAGAAAATTGTACTGACTCAAGAGATCGAAAAAATCATCGAGCCAAAGAGGTCTCACTCGGTTTTAGATGTGGGGTGTGGAGAAGGATATGTAATAAGAAAGATCTATAGAAAGGTAAACCGCTGTGTCGCCCTTGATCCTGATCATGAAATGTTGGAAATACTGAAGAAACATGTACATGATAATTCGAGAGTAGTATTCATCAATAAGAAACTAGAAGACTTTGAGACCACCGAAAGATTTGATGTAACACTTAGTTCTCACACGCTTTCATTTTTTAACGATAAACAAAAAGCGATTAATAGAATGTTAGATTACACAAGAAAAGATGGAAAACTAATCATTGTTCTACACTGCAATGCTAGTGAACAGTTGTGGATGCTAAGAGAAATGTTTCATTTAATCAATAGGAGGGAAATCAATCATATTTATGCCGAAGCTTTGCACAACTATTTGGCCGAAAAAGGTCTCGATCCAAAACTCGAGCGCGTTGAAACAGTTGCTGTTTTTCCTTCATTGGAGATCCCCTTGAAGCTTAGCTACTTTCTTTTTAGAACTGACTACAACAAAACCAGTAGCCGAAATAAGCTCTCCATTCGCAGATATTTGGAAACGAAAATGTACAATCACTCCGTGCATATTCGGGCTCTTCATGGAGTTATCAGCTTGAGAAAGACCTAGGAAAGATCTCATGCAAACTAGAACTTTTATGAACCAGCGTATGCCCGAAAAAGCCGAGTTCTGCAACACACCAGGAAAGCTCCACCCACAAAGAACCTCATAAACCAAACCGTGCGGGCGCTTACGTCAAGTGGGAGGGCTGCGAACCTCGCTCAAGAAAGCGCTCATATGTGAGCAAAAGAGGAAAAGGAGCTTTATATGACCCTATCCTTTTTAGGAAAGATATGTAACTGTTCGTGAAGGGCGACTGTATTGACAAAAACGATTGGATTTGACGGGCGTGAACACCACTTCTATGTTAGCCCAAAGGCAAGGTTGAAGGCAAATGAGTTGAAGTTTCCCTTGTCTATCTCGTTGCAGGTTACAAGGACTTGCAATTTAAACTGTGTCTACTGTAGTGAAGTAGGCGACATTCCAACTCCTTCTCTCAACACAACTAAGAAAATGATCTCAAATCTCATTGGAGTGGAAAGAATTATTCTTACCGGCGGAGAGCCATTAATGAGAGATGATCTAATTGAAATAGCTAAACATGCGAAACAATCACAATTTAATATTGTCTCTATAGCGACGAATGCTGTCTTGATTAAACCTGAATTTGCAAAGGATTTGGCAAGTTTTGTTGACTATGTTGATGTCACAATAGATGGACCAAGAAAGATACACAACAAAATCCGAGGAGAATATGATGCTGCAATGAGTGGAATCAGAAAATTGCAAGATGCCCAAGTAGCCTTTTCGATTGTTACAGTACTCTTTCGTGAGAACGTTGACAGTATCCTTCATATATGTCAGATAGCCGATGTTCTTGGTGCAAAGAAGCTAAAAATCCTACCGCCAATTGTCAAAGGAAGAGGGAAGAATGTTCTCTCCAAGCTGTTAAGCCCCAATGAACTCTTAGATACGTTTCAAAAAATAAGATTAGAGAAGGAAAGAAATGGTTGGACACCAAGAATCACTCTGACCGATTGGGAGAAAGTTGGAGAGGGACATGCGTTACTCGTGCATCCAAATGGAGATGTCGTAGCGTCACCAGTTCCTTCTGAAAAAGATTGTATTGAAGTCATTGGGAATATTTTGGAAGAAAAGATCAAATCAATATGGAAGAGATACTCGTATAAAAGAAATCACTTGAACAAATATATAGAGAAAACGTTGTATGTTTGCTGAAGAATAAAAGCAGGTGAAGGCACATACAAATAGGCAAGTTTCAAAGATGTAAAGATGCAAAACTAAAGGGGAAATTTGTGGTTTTCGAAGGCCCTCACGCTTCAGGAAAAACTGTACAGGCAAGAATGTTGTGTGAGCATTTACAGAACACAGGGGTTGACGCGCATTATACTAAGGAACCATACTCTGATGACCTAATCCCTTTAATAAGCAAGTATTCTAAAGGAGACTTAATCCATTCTCCTGTGCTAATGCATCTTCTGGCTGCGGATAGATACATCCACGTGAGCGATATTATTTCTTGGATTCAAAGGGGAATGTTTGTCATATGTGATAGATACGTTCTTTCAAGTTTGGTTTACCAACAAATGCAAGGGATTCCTCTAAACATTGTTAAGGAAACGAATTCTTTTGCCATTAATCCTGACTTGATGTTTTTTGTTAATGTTCCACTGAAAGAACGGCTAGCAAGAGTCAAGCGAACACACAAAGAACCACCGACTTTCTTTCTTAGAGATGACAAACTAGTTGAAGAACAAGAATTGTATCAAAGATTGACTAACAGTTGGGATGAAGGGCGTTGTGGGAAAATAGCAATCATAAATGGTCACGAAGACATTAATAAGGTTCACAGAACTGTTGTGAATCTAGTGCTAGACAAACTCACTTAGTTATCCACCGGTCTAATAATCCTGTTGGATTTTCCACAAAGCCGAACCATGCCTCTGGATTTCGAGAAACTTTTCTCAGCCAGATCATGTCTTCGATTGTATCTGGAGATTCTACGATAAGTGTATAATCGTAACCCATTTCATTCATAACTGCGAGCAAGTAAGGCAAAGGAGGTCTACATGTCTTAACGCTAAGATGCCTTCTCTCTTGACCATTCTTGTATTCGATTCCACTTCCGTGGAAGTAGAAGTTTCTCAACCCAATTTCGTTTTCCAATCTCGTAACTACAAGACGAAAATCTTCAAGTCTACGAGGGAATTTTCCATTCGATCTCGCGAAGATGTGTGCCCAATCTATAACTGGAACTGCAACATCAATCGACAAGTCGTTTACTATGGACAAAACTTCATCTAATGATCCGATTTCAGATTTCTTTCCAGTAGTCTCTATCCCCAAAACAGGAGTTTTGAAATCGCGATGTTCTTTGGCTAAGTCTATTGCATCATTAATTCCTCTGACTATTGCGTGCCTAAGCTCTTCAAAACTTCTTGTCCCATAATATCCCAGATGGCAAACAGAGATAGTCTGCAACTGAGCAGCAAACATTATGCCTTTTGAAATATGTTCAACGGACTGGAGTGTCTTTTCTTCGCTTGACCAACTTATGAAAAATGGGATGTGCCCACTTAACTTGATTTTCAATTCTTTGGCCAGTTTTGCTGTTCTTTTGGGGAATTTACTCGGAACACCATATGCAAATCCGATTTCATATGCTTCTACCGAGTTTTCGCGTAGTTTCTGTAGGAGTGTGTCTATGTCTTTTCCATATCGTCTGGCAACGCCGAAGACTGGCATAGCAATACCTGTCTGAGAGTAGTCGCCAATCGCATTCTAAAGTTTTAGGGTTGTTTGTGGACGTATCCTTTCTCTACCAATCTCTCTAATAGGCGATCGACTGTCGAAAATGTTTCAGCTAGCTCGGATATAAAGGGACTCTGAGGATCTTCCGGTGGATGGACTGCGAAGGTTTCTACACGACCTGTATTTCTCGCACACTCCAATTCGTACTGTGCACCAGGAGACAGAGCTGGTCTATATGCAACTACAATGTCACATTGCTTTACGAGGCGCCGGTCTCTAGAGATTATTTGTCCATTTATGTCGCTTATGACAGGGAGAATATCATTCAATTCATACTCGATTTCTCCCACTTGTAAGGAATGCTCCGGATGTGCAGATTTGAGATTCTCTACTAATACATCCTGTAGCAGTTTCTCACCAATTGCCATGGGGTCAAAAACCATGAAATGCGTCTTCAATTTTTTGAGAAATTCAGATGTTTCATTGAAAAGCTTAACATCACGTTTTGCAGTAGTCACGGGGTAGCTTGCATAAGCTTTCTTCTTGTTTGACTCAAACATCAACTGAAATATTAAAGTAGGAGCTTGATCCAAAGCAATCAAATAATGTGGAATACGTTTCTCAGACATGTTTTCGGCAATTTCTTTGGTCACAAGAAATTCTACCTCTCTCCACCACAATATGTCTTTCAAAGAAATGTACTTCACTGAACCAGCGTTTGGGTTGTTGTAGATACGATCTTTTATGCTATGTACGTTATCGATTAACGTTATGAAAAAATCAGGTTGAAATTCCTTAAGTTTGCTCCAGTCAAGCACACTAAACAAGCTACTCCTTCTATAGTAGACGGTATGCATTCCCAATATCGCGTTTTTCCCTTCCTTGGATTTTTTGATAATCCTATCAAGGGTCCTATTTTTGGCGTTAAGGAGTCCCTTTTCCGTGATATCCAAATAGTTCGGAGTCTCAAAGCTCTCGCTACGACACATTTCATGCTCAAGGTCAAATGTAAGATCAACACACGCACCTTTAAGTGCAGTACTGTCTAGGCTGACGTCCGGATCAACATCGCCTTTTTCCTTTGAGTTGCATAACCTGAAGATTTTTGCAAATAATTTCTCCTTTTTAAGCCCAGATATACCGGTTATTACCACTCTCATGTGTTAACCCATTAAGTAAGATACAAGAATTTTATTTAAGATTAATCATATGGAACTTGGTCTAGGATAAACCGGTTGTTCAATTTTTTTGGCATATCACGCGCGAAGGTTGATAAGCGTGGGAAAAATTAATAGCATTATGTGTCATTGAACCGAGAGATGGGGTCTTTGATAAGTTTCGGAGCATTGCTCAAGGCAGTTTCACAAGACCCAGCTAAAGGTGATTATGCCATAATCCGCAGAGGAGCTATAGAATGCGATGCGCGCGCGCGCAAATATCTCTTAAAGAGTATAAGGACCGTCATGTCGTAGGTACGCCAGCACAATGCGTGGAAAAAATCAGAGAACTCGTAGATCTTGGTATAACATATGTGGTGGTGATTTTTCCTGATATGAAAGACCTGCAAGTGTTACGACTTTTTAGTGATAAGGTCATCGGTTGTTTTGCGTAGAACCGCACTTTTAGTTTGTTCGTTCAAGCCATAAGGCGCCGAATAGATAGTTTGTGGCTATACCTTTAAAATCCTCGTAGTCCCTGAAAAAAAGGTCTACTTCATCCCACGATATGGGGCTCCCCTGAAAATATATCAGGGATACGGCCTTCTTTAATGAGATGTCATGTATAGGATAGGCATCAAGTCTTTTTAATCCGTCATACAGAAATATCCGAGAGGTCCAGTACCCTATACCATTGTATTCTGTAAGCCTCTGAATGATCTTTTGGTCACCAAGTTTTGACAGTTCATGAAGATCTAAATCGCCGGAATCGACGTCACACGATAGCTCTTTGACGAGTTTCCATTTATAACCTATGTTGCATTCAGTCAGCTCTCCCTTGGTTGCACTTGACAACACTTTAGGAGACGGAAAACCATGGTAGCTTTTTCCAGCGATAACCTCTTCAGTACCAAAGCGCAAAACTAGCATCCCAATAAAGCGCCGAGCTACATCGGCGCGTATCAACTGCCTAATGACCGCTTTTATGAGCGCCTCAAACGGATCTTGCGACAAATAAGGTTTAAGCCCTTTTAGCCTCTTTACTACTTGAAAGAAGTTAGAGTCTTTCGAGGCTTTTTCATAAAAAGGCAAAAGATCAAGCTCACAACAAAAGACATGACTTATACTATCTTTGACTTCCTCTTCTTCATCGGTACTACAGTCACAAAGAAGATCGACGACCAAATAGATCTCGTCGTCATCTCTGATCGCATGAACGTGCGTTGGAATGTTCTCGCCAGATCGTGTCCTCACCATGCATCTCCAACCGGTCGTCGAATAAATATACGGAAGAGGAATAACCTTACCTTCCAACGCTAGACTCTGATAGAGCATGAAATTGAAAGGAGACTTGACGAAAATCTTGGTGGTCAGGCTATCTGAAGGACAAGATTCTTTAGATAGCAACCTTCTTATCGTTTTAACATTCAACATAGGCCTTCCCTTAGCATTCTCTCAGATGGCAACTTTTCTCAGGGAATCCATTTCTGCATGAACCCATCTGCCAATAGAAGACAGAACTTTTTAACATTTACGTATTCGATCTAAGAATTCACAACTCTACTTGGCGATAAGGTTTTCTTATTTTGGTTTTCAAAGGTTATATTCTAGAAATCTGCTTAGGTCTTAGTCATGTGTTCAAAGGCAGAGAATGGAAGGGAGAAGATTTGAGCTTGGCTAGACAATATACCCAATTAACAACTCTAGAATTGTGGAATGGAGTTGGAACTGGTTTTCGGTACCATATGAGTTGTGATGATACATTCAGAGATTTTGTTATGACACAGATGCAGGAAGCAAGGCGAATAAAGACATCTCTAAGAAAGCGAAGTGTTCGTGAGGTCATCAAAAATTTATCCGTGCGCGGAATAGAAATTGTGGAAGAACTAGTCGAATATGATGCCTCTGATATAGTTGGGCTAATAGGAGAGATTGTGTTGGAAGATTTCGCCACCAATCCGTCTATGGAGCCGATTTTTCCTAAATGGCGAATAGGAGGAACGAGCAAGTCGCGGGGCATCGATTTGGTTGCTCGAATGAAAATGAATGGACAATGGGTTCTCATATTATGTGAAGCTAAACACATACACAAGGCAGCGAAAAATTCTAGGCAGGAACTTCGTCATAATCTGATCAAAAGCAGGTTTCGAATAGGTTTAGATGAATTTGAGAACGAGAAGACGAAAATCAATCTATTAAATATTGTAATGGGTCTGAATGACATAATAGCGCGTGGAGAAGCGGTAAAATTAGATGTTGAATTGGCTAAAGAATACCGCAACTTAATTTCCATGGGGTTAGCTAATGATCGTTATCAGATAAATGTAGTAGTTTTGATAGATGCTAAATATTGTGACGAGACGCTTCTTGATAGAAGCATTTCTGAGCTGCCCATTCCAGTAGAGGTAGGTGGGAATCGCCAGATAACTCTAACTCTATTAGAGTCACACTTGATTGAAAAAGCAACTGATGGGGTGTGTCATAACTTTGTGGGATCGCCTTGAAAACCAGACATTAGGAAAAGGATTAGGCCTTCTAGCCGATGCTTTGTATGAAAAAGATGATTCAAAGTTAGCAACTGCGTCGAAACTACTCGATAGGCTGCTTGATTTTGGTTATGTGTCAAAGCGTTCTGAACCAATTGTCAGAGCTATATCTGCCTTTGGACTTGAAGCAAGCGGAGAAACGCCTCAAAGTAAGAGGGCTTATCAAAGACTCTCTGATACCTTTTTGCCTCTAGAAACGACACTCGGGTCAAAGGAAATAGCCAAGGCATTTACTGAGGCAATCAAGCACTATGGCTTGCGTGATCTTGGTAGATTCAGGACTTTAGCTGAATCGATTTTTGCAGAATTGAAACGTCGAGAGAAAGCGGATGTTAGACCTGATATTGCTGAAAAACCTGATTACATGGTATCGTTGGGAGTAATTGATCTGCTTCTTACGTATCAGGAGGTTCTTGAAGGAGAAAGAAAGTGGGATATTCTTGCGAGTAGAGTTGAATCCTTAAACGAGACTGTTAAAACTATACCGACCTCACCATGGCTTTCTGTATTGACACGTTTGGTCTGCCATGCATTGAGTGCAGATGCAAGAAGGAGTATTCTCAAATTGAATCTCCCCAAGCATGTTGAATCTAAGCTTCTGAATAGAAAAATAACGGAGTTATGGATCCCACAAGCAGAGGCAATCGAAAAAGGGCTACTCGTCGGTAAGAACATAGTATATTCGACTGCAGCAGCCACTGGTAAATCACTTCTTGCTTATTTGGTTGCTTCACATGCCTCTATTTCTCAAAAGGTAGTCTACATTGTGCCAACAAGAACTCTTGCAGATGAAGCGTTCAGAACTCTAAAGGATATAGTTCATTCGTCGCGGACTCCAGTTGCTATTTCAACTCGAGAAAAAGCCCAGTATGATGATGAACTTGATCAACATGCAGTTATCGTTGCCACTTATGAGAAACTTAATGCTTTGGTAAGGCGAAAAAAGATTGATGAATCAAACATCTATTGCTTGATTGCAGATGAGGTCCACTTTATATCGAATATGGATAGAGGTGTCCCGTTAGAATTTGCTCTAGCTAGAATGAAAAGCAAAAGCGTTGATCCTCAAGTAGTTGCCCTTTCTGGGATGATCAATAAGGAAGATGCAGACCAACTATCCGCTTGGCTTGAGGCTTCATTGGTTCATAGCGATTGGAAGCCTGTTGACTTAGATGAAATGGTTCTCTATGATGGTTGTCTTTATCACAAGGATGGCAACGTAGAACAGATTCCTGTGAAACCCTCACCCGCATTTCCTAAGTTGCACCAACGAGTTTCTGTTGCTTCGCATTTGGTCAGAGATACAATAGTAAAAGGCGGTCAATGTATGGTAATAGTTGGGACAAGGAAAGGGGCAGAAGAAATCGCTAAGCAAATTTCTAAAAACCTCAGTTCTCGTCGGTTCTTTGATCCGGACCTAAGAGCACTTCTGGGTGCAGACACGAAAACACCAATCTCTATTGACAAAGCGGAAAGGGAGAAGCTTATACGTGAAGTGCGAATTTCCGAGCCCGAGTTGCCAATTTGTGCGAAAAATCTGGTCAGCCTCCTAAGTAACTGCGTAGCCTATCATCATGCAGGTCTACCACCAAAATATAGAGAAATAGTTGAACGCGGTGTTAGCAAGCGGGTCGTGAAGGTGTTAGTGACTACTACTACCTTTGAGGTTGGCGTAAATCTACCTGTCACTAGAGTAGTATTCTTGAATATAGCCAATATGCTTATCCGAACCTACAGAAATCTAGCGGGTAGAGCTGGCCGACCGCAATTCGACGTCAAGGGAGAATCTGTAATTATTGCTCTTACTGAAAATGAGCTTCAAAGGCTTCGGAATAAGTACTTTCTTTCTAAGAATGAACCTTTGGAATCAAGCGTGCAAAACTTAGCTAAGAGGCATCCCTATGCAAGATATGCAATTCAATCTGAGATTCTTGGAGCGACGTTGGGTCGCGATATTACGAGTTTTACGGCTCTAATGGATTTCCTGAGACAATCTTGGTTCTGGGCAAGAGCAGATGATCAAAAGAAACAGGAGTTTATTGACCACATAAAGATTGAACTCTGGAACCTTGGTGCTAACTACGGTCTAATTACCTACAAAGAGGATTCAGGCGAAATAGAGATAACCAGCGCAGGAAAGATGGCCCGAAAAATAATGCTTTCACCGTTTAGTACAGTGAATCTGATCGATAATGCCCAAAAAATATTCAAAAAGAAACATGATGAAAAATCCTTGAAGTTTCTCATATTGTCACTGGTTGGCATCCCCAGTGAGGTGAGAGAAAATGACAGTGCAATGAAACGTGTGCAGGTTCCCCCTGAATTTCAGTCAATTTCCGGAATTCTGAAGCAGAATCCTATCTTCAAAGAACAACTAGATAGAACTGTACTCTGCCCAAAATATGGCACCATCCTCTGGTACTGGATCAATTCCTTTCCAACCGAAGATATACTCAAATTATGTAACCTAGACCTAAGTGCGGACGCAGCTTTACTAGAAGAAACATTACCAAACAATGCTTATTGGGTTCTCCACACCCTTGCTTCAACACCAGACTCAGCCTTAAGAATGACTCAGGAACAACGCAATCTAGTTACCCAATTGGCAATTGATTGTAGGTTCGGATCATCTGATCCGCTTGTTCATGAACTACTTAGTGTGGGGTTTAAACATATAGGGAGAAACACCGCCATTCGCCTTGCGAAGTATATGCGTAAAAAGAAGAAAAATATCAAGCAACTGGCCGAATCAGACTTTCTTGATTTGTTCCCCAAAAACCCAGAATCCGCGAAGCTCTTATTTGCTGAATTGAAAGCGAGAAAGGGATTTCATGATCTTAATGCACGGGCTGACTTTGAAAAATCTTAATTGGCAGGCTGTCCTCATTTGGGGCGTTAGACCCGGTGAAGTTCGCCTTGAGCGGCTAAATCGATGACTTCTTGGAAATCTACGCTGGCTCTCGCCGCTAAATCGCCCAAGTAGACTTGAGTCATAGTTTTGAAGCTGATGTCAGGTGAGATGCCCATGACTTTTTCGGTTTCAGTTAAGAACAAAGCTGTACGATGGGTCAAAGCCTCGTGAAGGCGCCTGAGTACATTTAGTGGATTTTTAGGAAGTTTGGGCCAGAGCTCCTCAATTCTATAAGGAAGGTGTGTTCAGACAAAAAGACGTTATTGGCGTGGTTCTTTCATTGGCAGAAACACGTTAGTGTCATATTTAAGCAAATACTGCTGAATTTTAACCTGTTTCAGAAATGACGTTGCCAACAGAGAAGGAACGCAGAATCTTAGAGCTTGCAGCGAAGGATTTGTCAGATTACAAGATTGCTCGCCATCTTGGTTCTGATCCGCCAACAGTGAACAGGTCTAGAAAGAATGCGCTTCGAAAGCTCAGAGAAGCAGAACAAGACCTCGCATGGGCAAAAGAACTCGGTTATCCAAACATCAGAGAGCACGCGCGAAACAAGTTGCAAAGGGGGTGAACAAGCAGATGAGTGAAAGACTAGTTGTTCCTGTTCCGGTGTTTGCCGCGTTGCTGTTAGCCGTTGCTTTCACGTCTGCTTTGGCTGCACATGTGACACCTGTTGAGATTGGCTTTCGATGCAAAGTGTTTTCTGGAGCACACTCAAGGCGATATTCACAGCAACACTTAGATATCTCAAAATGACAAAGCCCGAAGAATTCGACCCGGTAAAATTCCTTGTCGCTATTACAGTTGGCGCACTCAGCGGTTACCTCGCTTATGCGTT
This window harbors:
- a CDS encoding DEAD/DEAH box helicase, whose protein sequence is MKKQLMGCVITLWDRLENQTLGKGLGLLADALYEKDDSKLATASKLLDRLLDFGYVSKRSEPIVRAISAFGLEASGETPQSKRAYQRLSDTFLPLETTLGSKEIAKAFTEAIKHYGLRDLGRFRTLAESIFAELKRREKADVRPDIAEKPDYMVSLGVIDLLLTYQEVLEGERKWDILASRVESLNETVKTIPTSPWLSVLTRLVCHALSADARRSILKLNLPKHVESKLLNRKITELWIPQAEAIEKGLLVGKNIVYSTAAATGKSLLAYLVASHASISQKVVYIVPTRTLADEAFRTLKDIVHSSRTPVAISTREKAQYDDELDQHAVIVATYEKLNALVRRKKIDESNIYCLIADEVHFISNMDRGVPLEFALARMKSKSVDPQVVALSGMINKEDADQLSAWLEASLVHSDWKPVDLDEMVLYDGCLYHKDGNVEQIPVKPSPAFPKLHQRVSVASHLVRDTIVKGGQCMVIVGTRKGAEEIAKQISKNLSSRRFFDPDLRALLGADTKTPISIDKAEREKLIREVRISEPELPICAKNLVSLLSNCVAYHHAGLPPKYREIVERGVSKRVVKVLVTTTTFEVGVNLPVTRVVFLNIANMLIRTYRNLAGRAGRPQFDVKGESVIIALTENELQRLRNKYFLSKNEPLESSVQNLAKRHPYARYAIQSEILGATLGRDITSFTALMDFLRQSWFWARADDQKKQEFIDHIKIELWNLGANYGLITYKEDSGEIEITSAGKMARKIMLSPFSTVNLIDNAQKIFKKKHDEKSLKFLILSLVGIPSEVRENDSAMKRVQVPPEFQSISGILKQNPIFKEQLDRTVLCPKYGTILWYWINSFPTEDILKLCNLDLSADAALLEETLPNNAYWVLHTLASTPDSALRMTQEQRNLVTQLAIDCRFGSSDPLVHELLSVGFKHIGRNTAIRLAKYMRKKKKNIKQLAESDFLDLFPKNPESAKLLFAELKARKGFHDLNARADFEKS